The Myxococcales bacterium genome includes the window TACGAGCTGGGCTTGCGAGGCGATCGCGGCGGCGGTATCGAGCACGCACAGCACGCGGCCGTGCGCGGCCTGCAGCGCAGGCGCAAATAGCGAATGGGCGGCAACGTGCACCGGCGGCCGCAGCTCGCACGTGGCAGGCATCGGCGGCAATAAGGTCATCAGCGCATTGCAGTTGTCGCCGCTGCCGAGATCGATCGGAATGATCTCGAGCGAAATCGCCGCGGGCGCAAACGCCGCGTGCAGCGCCTGAACCGCCGGCAAGATGCTGTCTTCGTCGTCGCGATACAGCAGCAGCGCGCTGACGTCGAGCAAAGCGGAAGACGGCGAGGCGTTCATGGTGGGTAAGGCGGACGCACGCGACGGCGTTCGCTAACAATGACGCGGCGCGCCGTTTCGATCAAGTCGCAGGCTCGAACTTAAGCATGCCAGTGTGACCACAGCGCAGGTCCGACAGCGTCCCAGCCCAGGTCCGCGCGCAACGTCGCTACCTGAACAACCGCACCTGAACATCGGACCCTGGTTGAGGTTACTGGCGGCCCAGCGATGCCGTGTGCAATAGTTTCGATGGCTTGCGACATCGACGCAGGATCGTGGAGGACGACCTGATAGGCTTGGGCGGCGAGTTTCGGGTCTGCGCTTAAGCCGGCGAGGCCGCCGCTGCCGCTGTGGATAAGTGGGATGCCGGCGGTGAGGGCTTCAAGGGCGACGACGGGCATACCCTCGCCGCGGGAGGTCGCGGTCGCGACGCGCGATGGCAAGACCACGGCGTCGGTCACGGCGTATTCGTCGTCTAGGGCGCCGCCGTCAAGCGCGCCGCGAAACAGCACGCGGTGTTGCGGCGCGGAAGCGTGAAGGGAATCGGCCTGCCCTTGCAAGGCCGAGCGCAACGGCCCATCGCCGACGATGGTCAGCTCGCATGGCCGCGCGACGTCGCGGAGCGTCGCAAACAATTGATCGACTCCCTTTACCGCGACCAAGCGCGCGACGACGAGCAGGCGAAATGGCCGATCGCCGAGGGGCTCGCGCGCCGCGACTACCGCGTTGCCGGCCCGCCGCGCGGCGATGGCGGCAAAGCGATCGCCATCGACGCCCATCGCGCTGACGATTGATCGCGCGCTGACGATGGCGCGAAGGTCGGGCCCACACGCAGCCAGCGCCTGATCGCGCAGCGGCGTGCTTACCCATGCAATTCGCGCCTCAAGCGCAACCAGTCGCGCCAAGGCAGCTGGAAGCAATCCGCTGCGCGCAAGCAAAGCCACGTCGCCACCATGAGCGATGGCCAAGAACGGTACACCCCGCGCTCCGCGCGCCCGCCACGCCGCCAGCGCCCCAACGGTCGCGGCAGGCACTAGCCAATGCGCGCATATCGCATCCCACCGCGGTGCGGCGCGCCATGCCTGCCGCATCATCGTCGCCGTGCCCCGCGCCAGGCCGGCGACGTCACGAGTCATTAACGCGGCGCGCGCTACGGCTGGCAAAGCCAGATGGGCCTCAAACGCGTCGGGAATGCCAATTGCGGCGCTTTTGCGCGGCAGCGCGATGACGTCGACGACGTGCCCCTGCGCCTCTAGCCATCGCACGTGTGCTTGCACGAACATGCCCGCCACGTCGCCATGCCACCGCGGAAACGACGACGTGATCACCCCGATGCGCATGCGTGGTAGCCCTAGCGTACGCCGCGCCGCCACGGCGCCCGCGCCCGCACCGCCGCGCGCGCGAGTAAAAATGGCAACGGGTGCAAAGCCGCCTTTGGCGAAATGCCGCTGCGCCAGTTTTGTCCGTAAACCGGACGAACCGGCACATCGACGACGCGGGCGCGCCGCGCCGCGAGCAGGCCGAGCAAGTCGCCCGGATAGCCGTAGCGCGGGTAGAGCTGCGCGATCGGCAGGCGCTGAAGCATCCGCCGCGAGATCGCGGTGTAGCCACACTGCGAATCAAAGACGTCATAGCCCACCGCCGCCCGCGTCGCGAGCGACAGCACAATGTTGCCCACCTGGCGGGTGCGCGGCATCTCGCGCCACACCGCATCGCCCTCAAAGCGATTGCCCTTGGCGTAGTCAGCGACGCCCTCCACCACCGGCGCGAGCAAGGACGGCAGGTCATCGCCATGCATTTGGCCATCGCCGGCCATCACCGCGATCACGTCGACGTCGGGGTGGCGCGCCAACACCTGGGCATAGCCGGTGGAAAGGCTTGCGCCGACGCCGCCGTTTTGCGCGTGCGAAATCACTTCGCAAACGCCCACTTGATGTGGTGCCATCGCAGCACACGATGCCGTGTCATCGCGCGAGGCATCGTCGATGACGACGAGCACGTCGACCAACGCGGGCACCGCCGCGATCGCCGCGGCGATCTTGTCGGCCTCATTGTAGGCCGGCATTACCACCGCAATCTTGGCACCTAAGAACACGGCGCAACCTAGCGATTTTTGTGCGCCTGGGCCAGCGGCGCCCGATGCAATAACGATGTCATAGCGCGGTGCTACACAGCCTGCACAAAAGGAATCCTATGGCAGGCGTCAACAAAGTTATCCTCGTCGGGCATTTGGGCGCTGACCCCGAATTGCGCTACACCCCAAGCGGCCAAGGCGTCTGCGAATTGCGGCTTGCCACCAGCGAGTCGTGGAACGACAAGAACGGGCAAAAGCAAGAGCGCACCGAATGGCACCGCGTGGTGGTGTGGGGCAAGCGCGCCGAGATTTGCTCGAAATATCTCAACAAGGGTCGTCAGGTGTTTGTCGAAGGCCGGCTGCAAACGCGCTCCTACGACGATAAAGAAGGCCACAAGCGCTACACCACCGAGATCATCGCCAACGACGTCCAGTTTCTTGGCGGCGGCAAGGGTGAAGGCGGCGGCGCACGCCCAGCTGGCGCGGCCACCGACGCCCCGCCTGCCAATGAAGACATGGGCGCCTTTGGCGGCTACAATGGCGGCACGCCCGACGACGATATTCCGTTCTGATCGGTTACGCTTAGGACCTGACGCTTCTGATTAGCGTCGCGCTATGGGTCAATCAGGCATTTCATCGCGGGCAGCCGCTTGGGTTGTGCCGCTTGCTGCGGCTAGCGATGCGCATGGCAATAAAGCAGCGGGCCTCGCCCGGCTCGTGCGCGCCGCGCAGCGTGAGCATGCAAGTGAGTTTGAGGTGCCAAGAGGTGTCGCGATATCAATCGAGGCACATGCGGCGTGGTTGGCGGAGCCAGGAGCTGCGGACGCGGTGCTGGTGGCAACGTCGCAGGCGGCGCTTAGGTCCGGTGGACTGGTAGGTGCGGCAGGGTCGCGATGGATCGTGCGGTCGTCGTCGCGCGGTGAAGATGGTGCCTCGCGCACAGGCGCCGGGGTGTTTGAATCCATTGAGATCCTTGGACTAGACGAGTTGGCGGGTGCCATCGCCGTGATTTGGCGCAGCGCTCACGGCGACGTCGCCAAGGCCTATGGCGTCGCCGGCGCGCCCATGGGCGTGGTGGTACAGCGCTTTCAAGCCGGCGCCAGCGTGGTGGCGCATGTCATGCCAGGGGCAACCTCGGTCTTGCAGTGGCGCGAACCGGGCGCGGCGTCGCCGTTGGCGTGGACGTTTTCCAACGCGCCGAATTACGCGCAAGGCGCCGTGCGTGCGGCGCGCGCCATCCACGACGTCATGGGGTTTGCCAACGGCACCGATATTGAGCTGGTAGTGAAAGATGACAAGGTGTTTGCGGTGCAAGCGCGGCCCTTGCCGCCGCGGCACGTTCGAGTTGCGAACACACCAGAGCCAACGATTTTCGCGTTTTCGCGCGAGATGCCTGAGGTGATTTGGAAGCTCGACATCACCCACAATCCCGCGCCGCTTTCGCTGGCACAAACCGAGTTGGTTCATCACGTGGTGCGCACGGGATGGTCGCCAACGCCACTGCGCGTGGTGGGTGGATATTTGTACTATGCGAACCAACGTGCTGAACCCGCGGCAACGCCAACGCCGCGCACCGCCGATGAACTCCGCGCCGCGATGACGCCCTTGGCCGCCGACATCGAGGCTGGCTTGGCCGTGCCGACGGCGGCGCCGTCACTGCATGAAGCGCTTGCGGTCTATGGCGCGTTCTATCAACGGTGGACAACCGCCGTGGTGCCGCTGCTACGCGCGGCGCGGACGCATGTCGCGGCGGACGGACAACAAGCTATTGCAAGCGCCTCGCGCGCCAACGCGCCTGCGGCGATCTTGCGGCAAATGGCTCACGGGCAGCGCACACTCGCCGACGGCATGGCGCTGCTGGCGAACGTAGCCTCGGCGTGGGATGTCGCGGCGCCAACGTGGGGCGAAGAGCCGGCGCGCGTTGCCGCGTGGGTCGCGCACTATCGCGGCGAAAGCGATCATCGCGATAAGACACCAACCGAGGGACTTGCCGCCGAGCTCGCCTATTGGGAAGAGGCCGACGACTATTGGTTCTATGCGGCGCAAGCGATCGTGCGGCGCGCGCTGCTCGCGATGGGTCACGCGCGCGGCATCGGCGCCGACGTCATGTGGGTGCCGTGGGCGGTCTTGGCTAGTCCGGCGCTAACGGCGGTGGAACTCACCGAACTCGCGCAACAACATCGCGCCGCGCAAGCCGAGGCTACGCGTCTGGCTATGCCGCTCGCCTTTGCCAATGGTCAAGCCCTCGCGCCCACGGCAAACGCGGCGGACCGCAACCGCTTTGCCGGCACCAGCGTCGGCGGCATTTCGCTGCCCGCTGGTGGCCTCATCGGCGTCGTCGTAAATTTAGCGCACCGCGATGGCCTTGCACTTGTCGATGTCGCCGATCGCATTGTCATCTGCGCCAACATCACGCCCGCCACCGCGCTAGCCGTCGCCGGCGCCCGCGCGATCGTCGCGGTCACCGGCGGCCCGCTCGATCATGGCGCCGCCATCGCGCACGAGCTCGGCATGCCAACCATCGTCGGTTGCGCCGGCTGCACCACCATTCCCGACGGCGCGGTTGTTGCACTCCAGTGCCGACGGCGAAGTGACCGTGGTGGCCTAGCGCCACTTAAAACATTTCCGAGAGGCGCGACCAAACGCGCTTGAAGGCGCCGTTGCGCGGCTCGGACGACATCGAGCGATATTGCACGCGGGGTGCGCGCTCGAGGCCGGCGCCGTGGCAGACCAGGCCAACGCCCGCGGAAAACGAGGGCGACTTAACGAGATCGATGAGCCCGCCAATGCGCGTCGGCATCGCGCGGCGCGTCGGCAAGCCGAGCACCGCTTCGGCGACGTCGCACATGCCCTCGAGCGAGGTGGTGCCGCCGGTGAGCACGACGCCCGCGGCCAAAATATCGAAGTAGCCCGAGCGCATCAGCTCGCGCTTGCAGTGTTCGAAGATCTCCTCGACGCGCGGCTCGATGACGTTGACCAATTGGCTGCGCGGCAGGACGCGCGGGCCACGGCCGCCAACCGATGGCACCTCCATGGTCTCGCCGTCGTCAACCAGCGCACGGCTGGCGCAACCGTAGCGGCGCTTGATCTTTTCCGCAGAATCGAGCGGCGTGCGCAGCACGGTCGCGATGTCGTTGGTGATGTGGCCGCCGCCGAGAGGCAGCACCGCCGAGTGCACCAGGGCGCCATCCGAGAACACGACGATGTCGCAGGTGCCGCCGCCAATATCGATCAGCGCGACGCCGAGTTCTTTTCGTCGTCTTCGAGCACGGCTTGCGCCGAGGCGTAAGGCTCGAGCACGATCTCGGCGACCTGCAGCCCGCAACGATTGGCGCATTTAACGACGTTCTGCGCGCTCGAAACCGCCGTCGTGACGATATGTACCTTCGCCTCAAGGCGCACGCCAGCCATGCCAAGCGGATCGCGAATGCCATCTTGGTCATCGACCACGTATTGGTGCGGCAAGACGTGCAGCACCTCGCGATCCATCGGAATCGCCACCGCCTTGGCGGCCTCGAGCACGCGCGCGACGTCAGAGTCGCGGACCTCTTTGTCCTTGACCGCAACGATGCCGTGCGAGTTCATGCCGCGAATGTGCGCGCCCGAAATGCCGGCATAGACCGACGTGATTTCGCAGCCCGCCATATTTTCGGCCTCGTCGACGGCCTGCTGAATCGCCGCCACCGTAGCATCAATATTGACCACCACGCCGCGGCGCAGCCCCTTGGACGGCGCGGTGCCAACCCCGATGATATCGACGCCGTCATCACTTACCTCTCCGACGACGCAGGCGATCTTGGTGGTGCCGATATCCAGGCCGACGATGATGGGGTTGTTTTGTGGTTTCGCCATGGTTATTTCGCAAAGGCAACGGTGACGTAGTTGGTACGCGTTTGGTTATCGAGGTAAAGCGCGCGCACCGCGGCGCGTTCGCCGGGTGCGACGGCTTCATAGCTAGCGGTAAACTTGGCGAGCATGGCTTCGACCTGTTCGGCGTCGATCACGCCGACGTGGAGCGCGATGCCGCCCGCGCGGGTATACAGCGTGTAGGCATCGTCGTGCTCGATCCTCACTTCGCCTATGACGGCGTGCGCGGCGCGCGCCGAAGCGAGCTGGTTCCACCGCGCAAGGAGCGCACATGCCCGCGCGATCGCCGCCGCCGCAACATCTTCATCATCGCCAAACGCCGCGCGATCGAGGCCGGAGATCACCGGCAGGCCCATGAGCTCGCCGGTCTTGGTATCGCCGCGCTTAAAGAGGCGACCGTCGGCGTCCACGAGATAGAGGCCGTCGGCGTTTACGGCGGCCACGGCGACGCGCTCGGTCACTTCAATCTCGAGCGTGTCCGGGAGCTGGCGGCTGACCGACGCCTGCCGTACCCACGGCAAGCGCTCCAGCCGTTGCTCGACGCCCTCGACATCGAGCGCAAAAATGTTGCCGCCAAGACTAACGCCGGCGACGGCAACTACATCCGCCTCGGCCATGTGATTGGTGCCGTGAACTTCGAAGCGCGCGATGGCAAACCGCGGCGACGTGCGCAAGAATCGATAGCCGCTAAAGAGGGCGCCGCCGAGCGCCACCAACGCCAGCGTTGCCAACGTGGCAGGCAGCATCCGGACCACGACGGCGCCGACGAGACGCCACGCCGCCCCAAGCAATTCCCTCAGCGAACGCCGGCGGCGATTAGCTCTTCCGGTGGTCGGTCGGCGCCTCGCGCGAACCGCAGCACCGGCGCCCACTTGGGGATCCGTCCGTTGCGCGGTGATGCGAGCCATCATCTGCCACTATCCACACGGGCAAATTTGGCGCAAACTTTTTGCCTTCGGCGGAAAATGTTTTTAGCCCATCCAGCAGCGGCCTGCGGGGTCACACTACCTGTAGCGGCTGCGCTTGCAACGTCCTCACGTTTGCGTGCCGCATGTAAGCAGATGCGCGCGCACGGGTGGTAGGCGCGCGACTATTCGTTGGAGACTTTCTCACGCGGGTCGTCGTCGTCGAAATCGGCGACCGTAATGCTGAACCCAGAGCTTTTGCTTGAGCCCTCGCCGCTTGCCGAGCCCTTGCTTGCGCGGCGCGGTTTTGAACGTTTGGTGCTCTTTTTTGCGCCCGCAGTCGCGGTGGTCTTGGGCGCGGCGGTGGCTGTGGGCTTGCGCTTGATTACTTGCGCCGCGGCGGGTGTTGCGGCCAAGAGGAGCGCCGCCGCCGCGAAGGCCATGAGTAAGGTTTTCGAAAACATCAGGCAAATTATACCAGACGTCCACGGCGACCAATATGTGGGAGTGAGGAGCCGATGTAGGTGAGGCTAGGCGCCGCTGTTCGCGCCAACGTCACCGCCGCGGCAGGGTCGCCGGATCGACTTGTAAATCCCGTAGCTTAACTCCGTGCGTGTAGACCAAGTTGCTCGGCGCGCCGCGCTGGCCCTTGCTGTGCTCACCGCGGTCGGTTGCTTTAACGCCGGGCGGGACCTGCCACGGGATTTCTGCGTTTGGAAAGCCCGCGCTGGTCGCATATGTAAACCGCGCCCACAGCGGCACCGCAATTAAATACGCCGCGTCGTCGAGGCCAAGCGGCCGCCGGCGCTCATCGTCGCCCACCCACACTGCCGTGATAAAGCGCGACGTATACGCAATAAATGAGACATCCATCGTATCGCTCGAGGTGCCGGTCTTGCCCGCCGCGGGAATGCCGGTCTGCCGCACCACGGTCGAAAAGCCACGGCTGACCACTTGCGCCAGCAGCTTGCTGGTTAGATACGCCGCACGAGCGGGAATGGCCTGAACCGCAGGCGCGCCGCCGACTGCCGCCATGCGATCCAGGCGCTCGCTGCCGCGCAAATACGGATCCGCGACCACCGTGTGATCCTCGATGGCATTGCCCTGGTTGTCGAGCACGCGGCGCGCGAACACCCACTTCAGCGCGCGTCCGTTGCGCGCAAACAGCGCGAACGCGTGCACCATCTCATGCAGATAGGTGCACGAGGCCCCAAGCGCGAGCGCCTTGTCGGCGATGATCTCGGAGGTAAAGCCCAGCTTGCGCGCCCAGGCCTCGACCTCTTTGGCACCGAGCTTGGAAAAAATATCGACCGAGGGAATGTTTTTTGAAAACACCAACGCGTATTCGAGCGTGACCTCGTGATCGATGGTGCCATGCAAGTTAAGGGGAATCCACACCTCGCCAGTCACCGGGTCGACTTGCGCCACCGGCACGTCGTTGAGCATGGTGTCAAAGCCGTAGCCCTCTTCCATGGCGAGCGAGTAGTAGATGGGCTTGTAGGTCGAGCCGGGCTGGCGGCACGCCTGATAGGCGCGATTAAACACCGAACGCGAAAAGTCGCTGCCGCCGACCATCGCCGCGACGTAACCGGTTTGATGATCGGCCGAAAAGATGGCGGTCTGCGGATATGGCGGCTGCTCAAGCGTCACCACGTTCGCGTTGGCGGCATCCCACGCCGCCTCGTCCTGCGCCGGCTTCCACTGCGGATTGGAGCCATCAGGCACATGCCACTCGCGATACTTACCGCGCTGATGCGTCTCGCGCTGCACCCACACCACGTCGCCGACGCGCAGCGCCGACGCGACGCTGCTAATGACGCGATCGTTGACCGCCTCGCGCTCGCTCCACTTGGCCGCCCACGCCATGTTGCGCAGTGGCAGCGTGACGACGCGCGGGCCAATACGCAGCTGCGCCACACTCGGCGCGACGCTCTCGACCAGCGCGAGATAGCGGCGGCCTAGCTCGAGCTCGCCCTCGCCATACAGCGCCGTCTGCCGCCCAACAAATTCTTTGGTAGCCGCCGGCGTCAGCTTCGCCTCGGGCCCACGCCAACCTTGGCGCTTATCTTGCCGGCGTGCGCCAAACTCCGCGGTGTCATAGGCCTCGGCCTCAAACACCGGCTCGGCCGCGGCCTCGACGCGCAGGCCACCTTTCATGAGGGCCTCCTCGCCATAGGTGTCGACGACATGTCGCCGCAGGTGCTCGCCATAGTAGGGGAGCTTGTCGCCAAAAACGTCGCGAAAAGGCCGTAACGCCAACGGCTCGTTTTCGGCGGCTAGGGCCTGTTCCTTGGTGATATAGCCGTAACGCGCCATCGCCGCCAATACTTGCGCGCGCCGTGCGAGGGCGCGCTTGGTGTCGCGTAGCGGCGAATATTTATTTGGCGCCTGCGGCAGCCCGGCGAGCAAGGCCATCTCGCCCAGCGACAGCTCGGCGAGCGATTTTTGAAAGTAGCGCTTGGCCGCCGCGCCGACGCCCCACGCACCCGCGCCAAAATAGATGTGATTGAGATAAACCGACAAGATGGTTTTTTTGGAGTAGCGCGCCTCGAGCTGCCGCGCCCAGATCGCTTCCTTGGCCTTGCGCAAAATAGATTTCTCGCTGCCAAGGAACTGTTTGGCAACCTGCTGCGTGATGGTCGAGCCGCCTTGAGAGAAATCGCGGGCGGTTAGATTGGCGGCAATCGCGCGCAGAATGCCTTTGACGTAGAGGCCCCCATGTTCGTAAAAGCGATGGTCTTCGATCGCGATCACGGCTTGCTGGAGCGGCAACGGCACCTCCGCCAGCGGCACGATCTCGCGCCATTCTTGCGAGAATTCGCCGATCAAGGTGCCGTCGGCGGCGACGATGCGCGTCGCGGCCGCGGCGGTGCGGGCGTACTTGGTAAAATCAGGTATCGGCGGCACATTGCGCGTGAGGTGGCGAATGCCGATCGCGCTGCCACCTATTGTCAGCGCTACCAATGCGCAGGCCGCAAAGACATAAAACCGCAGCAGCCAGTACAGCACGCCACCGTCACTGACATTTGCCACGACGACGCGGACGGCCGCACCGCCGGCAGCGTTATCGGCTTTCGGCCCTGGCGGCGCGTCGGTGCTCACGGTCGGCGTAGTCTAGCCAATATTACGCGCCTACGGCACTAGTGCCGTGTCCCAAATAACATGAGCCACCCTGCTAGGTCTGACGCCCGATGCCTGCGTTGCTCGTCGGTCGTTTGGAACCACCAAACTCCACTCCTCGCGCCTTGGCCTCGGACGTCATCCCGGCGCAGCCTGGCTCATAACATCTGGGACACGGCACTAGCGGCCCGTTGCATTTTCCTGATCGCCTTGTGTTTTCGCGAATAAACCGCCGCCAGGTCGAGCCCAAGCGTCACGGCCACCAACTCGCTGTCGCCGTCGGCGACCAGCAAGCTCTCGATTACCTGCGCCTCGCCCTGGGACAGGCAGCCGCGCAGACGCCGCAGCTCCTGTCTCCCGGCTACGACGTCATGGCAAGAGTCCGTGGGCGGCAGTGCGCTGGCGTCGTCGCACCCCCGCAAGGATATGCGCGCGCGACGGCGGCGTTGGCTGTCTCTAGCCGCGTTGCGTGCAATCGCCGCCAGGTAGGTCGCAAACGCGGCGCGTGCAGGGTCGTAGTGGCGCAGCCGCCGAAAATCATCGTCACACAGCATGACGAAAATATCGGCAATGAGTTCGTCGTTGGCGTCGTCCCATAGCGCGCCAACGGTGGCGCGGATGTGTCGTCTAAGCGGACCCTGGTAGTCATGCCACAGGACTCGCCAAGCCGCGGCATCATTGGCTAGCAAGCGCGTCACAAAAATATAATCGCGTTGGCGCGCGGCGGCGCTGGTGGACGTTAGCCGTTGGCGTTGGACGAGGGCAGCCGTGGTTGTGATTTTTTCGGGCATGCCCTGGTATCGGCGCGGCCGCGGGCGTGTTGCGCGATTTTTCGATCACGCCTGGCCGCTTAGGCTTTCGCGATGGCGTCGTGCCAGCGACGCAAGTGGCTCGCCACCTCGGGCGCCGGCATGCTCGGCGAAAAGCGCCGCGCCTCGCGCCAAGCATGCGCCACCTCGTCCTTGCTCTTCCACAGGCCGACGCCGAGTCCGGCGAGGACCGCGGCGCCAAGCGCGGTGGTCTCGAGCATGGCTGGGCGAGAAATCGTCACCCCGAGCACGTCGGCCTGAAATTGCATCAGCAAATCGTTGGCCGCGGCGCCGCCATCAACGCGCAAGAGCGACAGCTCCAGGCCGGCGTCCGTGCTCATCGCGCGCAGGATATCGACGTTTTGCAGCGCCATGCCCTCGAGCGTCGCGCGTGCGATGTGGGCCCTGGTCGTGCCGCGCGTTAGGCCCGAAATGAGGCCGCGTGCCTCGGGTCGCCAATGCGGCGCGCCGAGTCCAGCAAAAGCCGGCACCACGACAACGCCCCCCGAATCGGGCACCGCTGCCGCGAGCGCCTCGACCTCAGCGGCGCTGGAAAAAAAGCCTAGGCCATCGCGCAGCCATTGCACGGCGGCACCCGCAATGAACGCCGAGCCCTCAAGCGCATAGGTGACCGACTCGCCCGCAAGCTGCCACGCCACCGTGGTTAGCAGGCCAGCCTTGGACGCCACCGCCGTATGGCCGGTATTGAGCAGAATGAACGCCCCGGTGCCATACGTGCATTTTGCGGCGCCAGGGACAAAGCACGCCTGACCAAACAGCGCGGCCTGTTGATCGCCCGCGATGCCCGCGATGGGGATGCCATCGGGCAACCCCGGCAGGCCCACCGTGGCGCCGAAAACGTGCGACGATGGCAACACCGTTGGCAGCAGCTTGCGCGGCACGCCAAAGAGCGCGAGCAGCTCGTCGCTAAACGCCTGCGCGTGAAGATCAAATAACAGCGTGCGCGAGGCGTTGGTAACATCCGTGACGTGCAGCGCGCCCTTGCTTAGCCGCGACACCAAGAAGCTATCAATCGTGCCAAACGCCAAATCGCCGGCCTCGGCGCGCCCGCGCAGCCCGGCGTGATCGAGCATCCACGCGATCTTGGTCGCCGAAAAATACGGATCGAGCGTGAGCCCGGTGCGCTGTCGCACCATCGCCTCGTGGCCGGCGTTCTTGAGCTCCGCGCACATCGCGGTGGTGCGCCGGTCTTGCCACACGATGGCGTTGTGCACCGGCCGCCCCGAGGCGCGCTCCCACAGCACGCTGGTCTCGCGTTGGTTGGTGATCCCAAGCGCCGCGATCGCGCCCGGATCAATCTGCGACGCGCCGAGCGCGCGCCCAAGCGCGACCAGCACCGACTGCCAAATATCTTCCGGATCGTGTTCGACCCAGCCGGGCTGCGGATAGAGCTGCCGGAACTCGCTGTAGCCGCGGCCGCGCACTTGCAACGCCTCATCGATGACGAGCACGGTGCTGCCGGTGGTGCCTTGATCAATCGCTAGTACATATCTCATAGCTTAGTAGGTGCTTATCACACACAAGGCGCGCCGGTCCGCCAAAAGCTCGTCGGATCTGCGACGCGAGTTGGCAGCCGCGTTGACAGCGACATGTCGGCGACGACAACATATTAGACGAGCGATACGTGGCAGCCAACGAGTGGAAAACCCGGGTTACGAAGGTACAGCCGGTCAAGACGACGCCCGAGGTCGGCGAGGCCTGCCTAGTGCTCATCTACCCGCCGGGCCCCGACATGGGCCGCCGCTTCGTGCTCGGGCGCGACGAGATTACGCTCGGGCGCGGGCCCGATTGCGATATTCAGGTCGATCGCGATTCGGTGTCGCGCCGCCACGCCCGGGTGTTTCGCGTCAACGAACAGTGGATGGGCGAGGACCTCGGCAGCACCAACGGCTCATATGTCAACGACACGCCGATCACGCGCGCGCTGCTGCGCGATGGCGATTTCCTCAAGATCGGCTCGGTGATTTTTAAGTTTCTCACCGGCGTCGGCGTCGAGGCCGCCTACCACGAAGAAATTTACCGGATGACCATCATCGACGCGTTGACCGGCGCGTACAACAAGCGCTACTTCGTCGAGTTTCTCGAACGCGAGGCGGCGCGCTGTTCGCGCTATCGCCGGCCGCTTTCGGTGATCATGTGCGACATCGACAATTTCAAACAGGTCAACGATCGCTTTGGCCACCTCACCGGTGACTACGTCATTAAGGAGACCTCGCGTCGCCTGCTCGGCCGCGTGCGCCGCGAAGAATTGCTAGCTCGCTATGGCGGCGAAGAATTCGTCGCCGTGCT containing:
- a CDS encoding diguanylate cyclase → MAANEWKTRVTKVQPVKTTPEVGEACLVLIYPPGPDMGRRFVLGRDEITLGRGPDCDIQVDRDSVSRRHARVFRVNEQWMGEDLGSTNGSYVNDTPITRALLRDGDFLKIGSVIFKFLTGVGVEAAYHEEIYRMTIIDALTGAYNKRYFVEFLEREAARCSRYRRPLSVIMCDIDNFKQVNDRFGHLTGDYVIKETSRRLLGRVRREELLARYGGEEFVAVLPETDHQGALIFGEQVRRLIADEAFDYEGEHFSVSISVGVATATSQAIDIQALVGEADENLLQAKRTGKNRVIG
- the glpK gene encoding glycerol kinase GlpK, which produces MRYVLAIDQGTTGSTVLVIDEALQVRGRGYSEFRQLYPQPGWVEHDPEDIWQSVLVALGRALGASQIDPGAIAALGITNQRETSVLWERASGRPVHNAIVWQDRRTTAMCAELKNAGHEAMVRQRTGLTLDPYFSATKIAWMLDHAGLRGRAEAGDLAFGTIDSFLVSRLSKGALHVTDVTNASRTLLFDLHAQAFSDELLALFGVPRKLLPTVLPSSHVFGATVGLPGLPDGIPIAGIAGDQQAALFGQACFVPGAAKCTYGTGAFILLNTGHTAVASKAGLLTTVAWQLAGESVTYALEGSAFIAGAAVQWLRDGLGFFSSAAEVEALAAAVPDSGGVVVVPAFAGLGAPHWRPEARGLISGLTRGTTRAHIARATLEGMALQNVDILRAMSTDAGLELSLLRVDGGAAANDLLMQFQADVLGVTISRPAMLETTALGAAVLAGLGVGLWKSKDEVAHAWREARRFSPSMPAPEVASHLRRWHDAIAKA